In the Polyangiaceae bacterium genome, one interval contains:
- a CDS encoding Uma2 family endonuclease, whose protein sequence is MRATLRLPRSATYADYLAVEEHSEHRHELIDGVIVAMAGGSDEHNALAGRLAMLAGMRLAGECRYYSPDQRFWIAGSERNRYADGSVIFGRPEHPVHDDQATTNPRFVFEVLSPSSEGDDDGDKRLDFQSLSTVQAYVLIDQDRRRVRVYRRDSSDQWRASPETFAEGQRLALPGLSADLGVDDLYENILDAEGRSLLR, encoded by the coding sequence GTGCGCGCCACCCTGCGACTGCCCCGCTCAGCAACCTACGCCGACTACCTCGCGGTGGAAGAGCACAGCGAGCATCGACACGAGCTCATCGACGGCGTCATCGTGGCGATGGCTGGGGGTTCCGATGAGCACAACGCACTTGCTGGCCGCCTGGCCATGTTGGCTGGAATGCGTCTCGCAGGCGAGTGCAGGTACTATTCCCCCGACCAGCGCTTCTGGATCGCAGGCAGCGAGCGCAATCGCTACGCAGACGGCTCAGTCATCTTTGGCCGACCCGAGCACCCTGTTCACGACGACCAGGCCACGACCAATCCTCGCTTCGTCTTCGAGGTGCTGTCGCCGAGCAGCGAGGGCGACGACGACGGTGACAAGCGCCTCGACTTCCAATCGCTCAGCACCGTGCAGGCCTACGTGCTCATCGATCAGGACCGGCGCCGCGTACGCGTGTACCGCCGAGACTCGAGTGACCAATGGCGGGCGAGCCCGGAAACCTTCGCGGAGGGTCAGCGCCTGGCCTTGCCTGGCTTGAGCGCGGACCTTGGCGTGGATGACCTCTACGAGAACATCCTGGACGCCGAGGGACGATCTTTGCTCCGCTGA
- a CDS encoding SPASM domain-containing protein has protein sequence MPGEFARLDLHVQRSSRRSARGDGGLRGHAHRSLLRNRGSEGPRVWQGCPAGKFALGIEADGTIKGCPSLATAEWGGGNIRSRTLHDIWNDAKELRFTRDRTHTDLWGYCASCYYADECRGGCTWTAHSIFGKVGNNPYCHHRALELAKNGLRERIELREPAPGQPFDHGRFALVEEPLDAGDAASASGGVASRKRLPLLG, from the coding sequence GTGCCCGGGGAGTTCGCTAGACTCGACCTTCACGTCCAGCGCTCCAGCCGTAGGTCAGCTCGCGGCGATGGGGGCCTACGAGGTCACGCTCATCGGTCACTGCTGCGCAATCGTGGCAGCGAGGGTCCGCGGGTTTGGCAAGGCTGCCCCGCTGGCAAGTTCGCTCTTGGGATCGAGGCGGACGGAACGATCAAAGGCTGCCCCTCCCTGGCCACGGCCGAGTGGGGAGGCGGAAACATTCGGTCTCGAACGCTGCATGACATTTGGAACGACGCCAAGGAGCTGCGGTTCACCCGCGATCGAACCCACACCGACTTGTGGGGCTATTGCGCGAGTTGCTACTATGCCGATGAATGCCGAGGCGGATGCACGTGGACCGCGCACTCGATCTTTGGCAAGGTGGGCAACAACCCATACTGCCATCATCGCGCACTCGAACTGGCCAAGAACGGTCTGCGCGAACGGATCGAGTTGAGGGAGCCCGCGCCGGGGCAGCCGTTCGATCATGGGCGCTTTGCCCTGGTCGAGGAGCCGCTGGACGCGGGCGATGCGGCTAGCGCCAGCGGGGGCGTAGCTAGTCGCAAGCGCCTGCCGCTCCTGGGTTGA